The Clostridium sp. DL-VIII DNA window TTATTGCAGGCATATTCTTTTCATAAACATCTAAACGAATTGCTTTAGTATGTAACATATTTCCATGTTCAATAGAAAAATTTATTAATGCCCTACCTATACCAGATTTTAAGAAATCCGGATGTACTGCAAATGTGTATACTACAAGAACATCAGAATAATCAGACTCAAAAGCCCACTTTACTGTATAATATGCTGTTTCTGGTCTATTGCTTAAGATAAGTGAGCCTACAATTTTCCCATTATACCTTGCTACATATAGATTTTTATTATTAACTCCATCAATAGCATTTTGCCTAACAGGATACATTCCTTTTCTCCATCCAGGATAATTTATTCCTCCTGCCAAATAATCATTTAAATCATCATAAAGCTGTTCCAATTCATCAATATCATTTACACTTCCTAATTCAATAATAATATTCATATGTATCCTTTCAGTTTAATGCAAAATATGATTAATACCTATAATACCTTTCATCATTAATTTACTATATAAGTGTGCTTTTTATTATTTCAATAGTTTCCTCAATATCTTCTGCTGTAATTCCTCTGTGAGTTACAAACCTGCAGGTTGTTGAATCTATTATTTTTATTTTTATTCCATGTTCCTCTAAAACACTGCTAATATAATATGAATCTTTTCCAGTAGTTTTAAGATCCATTTTAACAATGTTAGTTAAAGTTTTTTCAACATCAACCATCTTATCATTTACGCTAGCAAGCCCCATTGCTAACTTCTTAGCATTTATATTATCATTTTCTATTCTGTCAATCATTGTTTCGAGTGCAACCACGCCAGCTGCTGCCATATGTCCTGCCTGCGCTAATCCGCCGCCCATTCTCTGCCTCATTCTCCGTGCTCTCTCAATAAATTCCTTTGTCCCAAGAAGAACTGCTCCTACTGGCGCACTTAAGCCCTTACATAGGGAAAACTGCATCATGTCTATATCTTCGCATAATATCTTAGGCTCAACTTTTAGAGCCGCTGCTGCATTGAATATTCTAGCTCCGTCTAAAAAAACCTGCAAATCATTTTTATGTGCTAATTCACACATTTCTGAAATATATTTTTTAGATAAAGGAATACCTTTATTTAAATCATATGTATTTTCTAAGCACAATACTTTTGTTATAGGTGTTTGTAGTCCATGTTTTCTAATTGACTTTTGAACATCTTGAAAATCAAACCTTCCATCTAAACTTCTAAGAGCTCTAGTCTGCACTCCTGCAAGTGCAGAGAGCCCCCCTGTTTCCATATTATAGATATGTGATTCTTCACCAACTAACACCTCATCCCCATGATTCGTCGAGGCCATAATTGCAATCTGATTAGCCATAGTACAAGAAATAACAAATAATGCAGCCTCTTTTCCAAACAGTTCAGCACTTCTTTTTTCTAAGCAATTTACTGTAGGATCTTCCCCATTAAAATCATCTCCTACTTCTGCATCGGCCATAGCCTGCCTCATATGCAATGTAGCCAAAGTTGCTGCATCACTTCTGTAATCTCTAATTAAATTCATTTTCTTCTCCCTCAAAAATCTATAATGCTATTTTTTGTATTTCATTATTAAATAAAATCCTATTTATGCATTATTCTTATTTATCATATACTTTTAAATCTTATATACTAATTCCTCATTATAAGTTCTTCTTCATACATACACTATTAGAATTTCCTGCATAGGATCCATAATTTTCGATGACTGTATATCCAGTGTTTTTATATAAATTAATCGCTTCAATTTGCTTTATTCCTGTTTCCAATACTGCATATTTATAGCCACTGCTGTTTCCAAGCTCCTCAAGTTTTCTGACTATCAATTTAGATAATCCCTGTCTTCTATTATCCTTTGTTACAAATATCCGCTTTAGCTCTATAGTATCAGCATCATATTCCTTAAAAGCTCCACACGCAGCAGGTATATCATCTTTATAAATTATTATAACATCTTTAATAAAATCTAGCTCATTATGCTTGTCGTATTGTTTTTGCAATTCCCCATATCTTTCATTAAGGTCTTCATCTAATAATTTTATAAGTTTAATAAAATCAACATTTTTACTATCAGTTTTAACTATGTCTAAAACCATATTGTTTTCCTCCAATTTTTATAGATAAACATGCCATTTTAAATTGTAAACGTTTCTTTGATTATACACTATTTTTCTAAATAATTCTATTGCTTTCCTTTGATTTCTATAAACTTGAAAATTACTGCTCCGAATGCTGCTGCTAAAATAGAAGCAATTATTATACTTATTTTCGCCATAGACAATATAGCTTCATCTGTAAATGATAATGATGCAACAAAGATAGACATAGTAAATCCAATTCCTCCAAGAACACTTGCACCATATAAATGCCTCTTAGTTACATTAGCTGGAAGTTTAGCTATCTTTAATTTAACTAAAATATATGAGGTCACAAATATACCTATCTGCTTACCAAAAAATAAACCAAATATTATTCCCAAACTAACATGCTCCACTATAGCCACTGAAAAACTGTTTATATCGATAGTTATACCTGAATTAGCTAGAGCAAATATTGGCATTATCAAATAACTAGACCAAGGGGTTAATGTTTCTTCAAATTTATGCAGTATAGAATCTTTAAATTTATGAATATTTTCTCCTATAGGCAAAGTCATCCCAAGTAATACACCAGCTATTGTTGAATGTATTCCTGATTTTAAAACACATATCCATAATAATATACCTAAAATAATATACACAGCTGGAAATTTAACATTAAATTTATTGGCTAATATAAGAGCAATTAAGATACCCATAGCCATAATTAATGCACTTAAGGAAATTTGGCTCGTATAAAATACTGCAATTACTATAATAGCTCCTAGATCGTCAACTATAGCTAACGCTGTAAGGAATACTACTATTCCCTTTGGTGCTTTTTTTCCTACTAATGAAAGTACTCCTAAAGCAAATGCAATATCTGTTGCCATAGGAATTCCCCATCCAGAAATGCTTGCTCTATTATAATTAAATAATGCATAAATAATTGCTGGTACAATCATTCCTCCTATGGCTGCTGATATTGGAAGTATTGTCTTCTTAAATGACTTGAGCTCTCCGTACACTACTTCTCTCTTTATTTCCATTCCAACTACCAAGAAAAATATAGCCATGAATCCATCATTAATCCAATGGAGAACTGACATGGATATTGAAACTTCCTTGTAACCAATTGTTATATACGAATGAAGTATGTTTTCATAACTCTCAGCTAAGCTTGAATTTGCAATAATAATCGCAATTATAGCACATGCTAAAAGTATCAACCCACTAGATGATTCACTTTTAAAAAACTTTAGAAATGGACTAATAACTTTATTTTTAATTTTATCTTTCATATATTATCTCCTTCTTTCTACATAAATATTTTCCCCCAAAAATAGTTTTTCAAATAACATCAAAAAATTAAAGCACAAAAAAGGTGGGAATACTCAAAAAGAGTTTCCCACCCCAGAAACTAAATTGCTTGAAAGCAAATCGTAGAATTTGCCCAACCGAATCTAATTATATTCATTTGTTATCTAATTTGATTATATTATATAATGCTGAAATAATCAAGTTTAGAGCTCTTAGCCATCATTTTTACTAGCGTTAATTATCTCTTCTTTTCTCTAATTAGTTTAAAATAACACCTGGCTTTATATATATTTCTTTAGTTCTCTTCATGTGTTTTTTAAATTCTTTTATCACCTATGTAACAATTTAACACCTAAAGCGAGCATTCCTGAAGTAATTAAAGGACCAACTGGAACTCCACCTAAAAATGCAGAAGCAATTACTGCTCCTAATATTAAGGCTGGCATTACATCACCATGACCCTGAACTGTAAGATATTGAAGGCCTAGGCCACTTAAGTAAGTAGTGAAAAGAGAAATTATCAATGCCGCTATACCAATCCATGACGCAAGAACATTTTTAATATTTATAGCTGTATACTTTCCATCTGCAATTGGAATTAAAATAGCAGCAATAAGTAATATTAACCCTAGTGTCATTCCACTGTCTTCTATAACAGGGAATATATATTTATCTAGATTTACAAGTTTAATAATCAATAATATAGATGTTGCAATAGCTACTGAATTAGCTTTTCCAAGTATTGATGCTGCAAGTATTACTAATAATATAATATTAGAATCCACTAAAAGTCCCTTCTTAAACAAATTTATATCTAATAAAATTTTATTCTACCATATACCATATAATTACTTCATCGCTTAAAAATATATTTATAAACCTATCTTCTTTTCAAAACAAATTGCCCTTAAATCATTAGCATATTTACCGTAATTATGGATTTGAACATATCCATTTTTCCTATAAAATGATACTGCGGCTTCATTTATTATTCGAGTTTCAACCCACAAAACAGAATATCCAAATCTTATAGCCTCATTCTCTAAATAGAATAAGATTTCACTCCCAACCCCCTTTGTTTTTACTTTAGAAAACATCCGTTTCACTTCAGCAGTACTCTCATTAATTGGACGTATACCACCGCAGCCTATAGCTTCTCCACCATCATCATATGCAACTACAAATACAGAACGCGGAACACAAACATCACTAAAATCAAAAGACTGCTTCCCAGTACTACCTGTT harbors:
- a CDS encoding GNAT family N-acetyltransferase, coding for MNIIIELGSVNDIDELEQLYDDLNDYLAGGINYPGWRKGMYPVRQNAIDGVNNKNLYVARYNGKIVGSLILSNRPETAYYTVKWAFESDYSDVLVVYTFAVHPDFLKSGIGRALINFSIEHGNMLHTKAIRLDVYEKNMPAIRLYEKCGFKYVDTVDLGLGDYGLDWFKLYERIL
- the nhaA gene encoding Na+/H+ antiporter NhaA, which gives rise to MKDKIKNKVISPFLKFFKSESSSGLILLACAIIAIIIANSSLAESYENILHSYITIGYKEVSISMSVLHWINDGFMAIFFLVVGMEIKREVVYGELKSFKKTILPISAAIGGMIVPAIIYALFNYNRASISGWGIPMATDIAFALGVLSLVGKKAPKGIVVFLTALAIVDDLGAIIVIAVFYTSQISLSALIMAMGILIALILANKFNVKFPAVYIILGILLWICVLKSGIHSTIAGVLLGMTLPIGENIHKFKDSILHKFEETLTPWSSYLIMPIFALANSGITIDINSFSVAIVEHVSLGIIFGLFFGKQIGIFVTSYILVKLKIAKLPANVTKRHLYGASVLGGIGFTMSIFVASLSFTDEAILSMAKISIIIASILAAAFGAVIFKFIEIKGKQ
- a CDS encoding GNAT family N-acetyltransferase, giving the protein MKIIAKSPYDPEAVNLLEELSKSLEDITGSTGKQSFDFSDVCVPRSVFVVAYDDGGEAIGCGGIRPINESTAEVKRMFSKVKTKGVGSEILFYLENEAIRFGYSVLWVETRIINEAAVSFYRKNGYVQIHNYGKYANDLRAICFEKKIGL
- a CDS encoding GNAT family N-acetyltransferase, with the protein product MVLDIVKTDSKNVDFIKLIKLLDEDLNERYGELQKQYDKHNELDFIKDVIIIYKDDIPAACGAFKEYDADTIELKRIFVTKDNRRQGLSKLIVRKLEELGNSSGYKYAVLETGIKQIEAINLYKNTGYTVIENYGSYAGNSNSVCMKKNL
- a CDS encoding GntG family PLP-dependent aldolase; protein product: MNLIRDYRSDAATLATLHMRQAMADAEVGDDFNGEDPTVNCLEKRSAELFGKEAALFVISCTMANQIAIMASTNHGDEVLVGEESHIYNMETGGLSALAGVQTRALRSLDGRFDFQDVQKSIRKHGLQTPITKVLCLENTYDLNKGIPLSKKYISEMCELAHKNDLQVFLDGARIFNAAAALKVEPKILCEDIDMMQFSLCKGLSAPVGAVLLGTKEFIERARRMRQRMGGGLAQAGHMAAAGVVALETMIDRIENDNINAKKLAMGLASVNDKMVDVEKTLTNIVKMDLKTTGKDSYYISSVLEEHGIKIKIIDSTTCRFVTHRGITAEDIEETIEIIKSTLI
- a CDS encoding DUF441 domain-containing protein, which produces MDSNIILLVILAASILGKANSVAIATSILLIIKLVNLDKYIFPVIEDSGMTLGLILLIAAILIPIADGKYTAINIKNVLASWIGIAALIISLFTTYLSGLGLQYLTVQGHGDVMPALILGAVIASAFLGGVPVGPLITSGMLALGVKLLHR